A single window of Zea mays cultivar B73 chromosome 10, Zm-B73-REFERENCE-NAM-5.0, whole genome shotgun sequence DNA harbors:
- the LOC109942805 gene encoding long chain acyl-CoA synthetase 8-like, with protein sequence MYIGFKREMWSMFMPAPLPKLETHDLNRTVMIASGTAIGYGSTLTMTDTSNKIKKGTNGDVYVLNPTLIISVPAILDRIRDVVFKKVGEKGGLTKKLFDFAYKRNLASIEGN encoded by the exons ATGTACATAGGCTTCAAAAGGGAGATGTGGTCCATGTTCATGCCTGCTCCATTGCCTAAATTGGAGACACATGACCTTAACAGG ACTGTCATGATAGCTTCTGGTACTGCCATTGGATATGGTTCAACATTGACTATGACTGATACATCGAACAAGATTAAGAAGGGGACAAATGGAGATGTTTATGTACTGAATCCTACTCTTATAATTTCAGTTCCTGCAATTTTGGATCGTATCAGAGATGTAGTGTTTAAGAAA GTTGGTGAGAAGGGTGGCCTCACAAAAAAGCTGTTTGATTTTGCATATAAGCGGAATCTTGCATCAATTGAGGGGAATTGA